Genomic window (Cellulosilyticum lentocellum DSM 5427):
ACTACTTTTCCTATTAAATAGGGTGTAACCATTACAATAATAGCTGCAAAGCCTGATAACATGAAAATTAACCCTAGTCCTTGCCTCTGGCCCTTTGTAAGTTCCCATAATCTTTTTAACGTTCACTTGAAATTCTTAGGCTTTACAACGGTACCTAAACTTCTTTTCCAAGTTGACCCTGGGTTGGCTCCCATAGGATTCTTTTGCATATCAGCCAACCTGTTCACCACCTATCTGTGACTCATAAATCTCTTGATAAATAGAACACTGCTCCATCAATTCTTCATGAGTTCCTTTTCCTACTAACTTTCCATTTTCCAAGCATAGAATATAATCTGCTTTCATAACCGTTGAAATCCTCTGGGTAATTAAGAAGGTTGTCATACCTTTTGCATAAGCGCTAATCCCTTGAAGCACCTTGGCTTCAGTAGTAGCATCTAGTGCACTGGTACAATCGTCTAATATTAAGATTTCTGGATCTTTAACTAACGCTCTAGCTAACGAAAGTCTTTGCTTTTGCCCACCTGAAAGATTAATACCTCCTTGCCCCAAGACAGTTTGTAATCCTTGATCTAAATCTGCTATAAATCCCTCACACTGAGAAATGCGAATCGCTTCCTTTAACTTTTCTTCTGAAACTCCTGGCTGTCCCCATCTTAAGTTACTTTCAATCGTTCCACTAAATAAAAGAGCCTTTTGAGAAACTAAAGCCATCTTTTCACGTAGAGCTTTTAGCTTTACTTCTTTGACATCCTGCTTACCTACTTTTATCTTGCCGCCAGTTGTATCATAAAAACGAAGTAATAGCTGAATCAATGTGGTTTTCCCTGAACCTGTAGAACCAATAATACCACAGGTCTTTCCTCTAGGAATGTGAAAAGTGATATGCTCTAAGGTATATTCTTTGGTAGAAGGATAATGAAAGCTTACGTCCTCAAAAGAAATACCTTCAGCTAAATCTATTTCTTTGTCCTTGGTGGTCTCTATCATGGCAGGCACTTCCTCTAATACTTCTTTTACACGGCTAGCAGAAGCATTAGCACGTATCATATTATTTAAAATATTAGATACCATTCCCAACGCAAATAATACCTGGGTCATATAGTTAACACTGGCCATGAGTTTTCCTATTTCTATATCTCTCCCCTCATAACCTGCTGTCCAAAGTAAAACTACAATACCAAGGTTAACGACTAGGCTAATCAGTGGATTAAATACTGCATTGACTCTCATAGCACTTTGATTAGCTAC
Coding sequences:
- a CDS encoding ABC transporter ATP-binding protein, with the protein product MKLIISYIRRHLMGFCLAILFLVIESFCDLMQPMMMSKIVDDAVASGNATLVLKLGMMMLEIALIGAAGAVGRNYFAGHISQTIGKEMRSELYRKIQSFSFENIDHLETASLITRITNDVAQIQNFINGCMRILVKAPIICIGAIGFIIIQTPAQIPVVVCILVIATVLIIGNMKLGYPRFRKVQIKLDALNDVSRSYLNLVRVVKAFGQEEQEKERFGEVADELAVANQSAMRVNAVFNPLISLVVNLGIVVLLWTAGYEGRDIEIGKLMASVNYMTQVLFALGMVSNILNNMIRANASASRVKEVLEEVPAMIETTKDKEIDLAEGISFEDVSFHYPSTKEYTLEHITFHIPRGKTCGIIGSTGSGKTTLIQLLLRFYDTTGGKIKVGKQDVKEVKLKALREKMALVSQKALLFSGTIESNLRWGQPGVSEEKLKEAIRISQCEGFIADLDQGLQTVLGQGGINLSGGQKQRLSLARALVKDPEILILDDCTSALDATTEAKVLQGISAYAKGMTTFLITQRISTVMKADYILCLENGKLVGKGTHEELMEQCSIYQEIYESQIGGEQVG